The genomic region TAGGAGACCGGCAGGCTAATCTCTCGCGCGCCCTCGCATTGCTGAGAGAAGTTATCCACATCGAGCGGATCTCGCCTGTGTATGAAACTGCGCCCGTCGGATTTGCGCAGCAGCCGGATTTTCTGAACTGCGCGTGCACGGGACACACCGCGCTCGCCCCACGCGAGCTGCGGGCTGCGCTCGCGTCGATCGAGCGCCGCGTCGGGCGCGCCGCGTCGTTCCCGATGGGTCCGCGCGCCATCGACCTCGACATCCTGCTCTATGACGATCTCGTCATGCGCGATGAGGAGTTGACCATACCCCATGCGCGCATGGCCGAGCGCGCCTTCGTCCTCGCGCCGTTGCGCGATGTCGCGCCCGATGCGACTGAGCCGGTGTCGGGGCGGACCGTGCGCGCACTTGCCGCCGCTGCGGACATGTCGGGCGTGCGCCGCTTGGATGGAGACCTCGTCGCGCGCATCCGGCGCGACGTGCAAGAGATGCGTCCGCAGGTGCCACTGTCGCTCAACCGCGCAGGCATCACCGGCGTGAAAACCACGATCTCGTTGGCGCTGCCCGCCGGGCGTCAGAGTGCGATCGCGACGCTGGACATCTTCGCGGACCTCGACGCTGCGCACAGCGGCGTGCACATGTCGCGCTTTTCCCAGGATCTCGAGGACGCGCTCTCTGATCTCGCCGGCCAGCCCGGCGCGCGGGTGGAGTCGCTCGCGCTCGCCGTCGCGCAACGGGTGGTCGCAAGCCAGCGCGCGGAGATCGCACACGTGGATCTGCGCGCGGAGTTCGCGCTGCCGCGGCACACGCCGGCGAGCGGCATACCGACCAACGAGTATTACACGGTGCTCGCCAAGGCCGTTGCGGCCGTAGATTTTTCGCGCAGCTTGCTCGGCGTCGAGGCCGAGGGGATCACCGCGTGTCCGTGTGCGCAGGCGATGGTCGC from Candidatus Eremiobacteraceae bacterium harbors:
- the folK gene encoding 2-amino-4-hydroxy-6-hydroxymethyldihydropteridine diphosphokinase; protein product: MSESSHFVAIGLGSNLGDRQANLSRALALLREVIHIERISPVYETAPVGFAQQPDFLNCACTGHTALAPRELRAALASIERRVGRAASFPMGPRAIDLDILLYDDLVMRDEELTIPHARMAERAFVLAPLRDVAPDATEPVSGRTVRALAAAADMSGVRRLDGDLVARIRRDVQEMRPQVPLSLNRAGITGVKTTISLALPAGRQSAIATLDIFADLDAAHSGVHMSRFSQDLEDALSDLAGQPGARVESLALAVAQRVVASQRAEIAHVDLRAEFALPRHTPASGIPTNEYYTVLAKAVAAVDFSRSLLGVEAEGITACPCAQAMVA